One window of Phocoena phocoena chromosome 13, mPhoPho1.1, whole genome shotgun sequence genomic DNA carries:
- the TMEM191C gene encoding transmembrane protein 191C, whose amino-acid sequence MAEAQELLLQLLKDNRDGRLRKQELEELVRGLEAESESLTARLHDLSERERSLQRQRSQAARALRGKASEAARECAGRAHRRLEAAEQHKWDLEQQNRQLQEQWEELSSQLFYYGEQLSPQRAERQLGTQLVALQKQLELVEAKHARQAEALRQSAQRMEEAWASFQEQSGVLQELQGKVMEAATALDASQGGPEPCESQPGRGQGCAGSLMEEVAKADCKRLFGGAGAADIRLWALGALQTLLLLLGVVALPLLYLALVNPSALRRGLMRPGSDAAIRRLRYTLAPLLELRARGLLPA is encoded by the exons ATGGCCGAGGCGCAGGAGctactgctgcagctgctgaaggACAACCGCGACGGGCGCCTGCGGAAGCAGGAGCTGGAGGAACTGGTGCGCGGGCTGGAGGCCGAGAGCGAGAGCCTCACAGCGCGCCTGCACGACCTGAGCGAGCGCGAGCGCAG CCTGCAGCGGCAGCGGAGCCAGGCGGCGCGGGCCCTGCGCGGCAAGGCGAGCGAGGCGGCGCGGGAGTGCGCAGGCCGGGCGCACCGGCGGCTGGAGGCTGCGGAGCAGCACAAGTGGGACCTG GAGCAACAAAACCGTCAGCTGCAGGAGCAGTGGGAGGAGCTGTCAAGCCAG ctcttTTACTATGGAGAACAACTGAGTCCGCAGCGCGCAGAGCGGCAACTCGGGACCCAACTGGTGGCTTTGCAG AAACAACTGGAGCTGGTGGAGGCCAAGCACGCCAGGCAGGCGGAGGCCCTGCGGCAG AGCGCACAGCGGATGGAAGAGGCCTGGGCCAGCTTCCAGGAGCAGAGCGGAGTCTTGCAG GAGCTGCAGGGGAAGGTGATGGAGGCGGCGACTGCGCTGGACGCCTCGCAGGGCGGCCCGGAGCC GTGCGAGTCGCAGCCTGGCCGGGGGCAGGGATGCGCGGGCTCGCTCATGGAGGAAGTGGCCAAAGCGGACTGT AAGCGGCTGTTCGGCGGCGCGGGTGCGGCGGACATCAG GCTGTGGGCGCTGGGCGCGCTGCAGACGctgctgctgctcctgggcgTCGTGGCGCTGCCGCTGCTCTACCTGGCGCTGGTGAACCCCTCGGCCCTCCGCCGCGGGCTCATGCGCCCCGGCTCGGACGCCGCCATCCGTCGCCTGCGCTACACGCTGGCCCCGCTGCTGGAGCTGCGCGCGCGCGGGCTGCTGCCCGCCTAG